The proteins below are encoded in one region of Plutella xylostella chromosome Z, ilPluXylo3.1, whole genome shotgun sequence:
- the LOC125491193 gene encoding uncharacterized protein LOC125491193, producing the protein MYRQVEVAEEDRKLQLILWRDDESKPIQTLQLNTLTYGLASSSYLSTRCLKQLGQEHNDELIKTIIQHDFYVDDLITGSDDENELRYIQQEIAKTLSSGCFNLRKYKSNLPNLFQNSDLNLQDNLTISESTSTLGLGWTPQADCLYFPTKESTQNNKITKRYIMSNSFRIFDPMGLLSPTIIIPKMLIQKLWQLKLDFDDEVPQDVQNEWEKFSNNLVSLENLQIPRLVLCDTPISTEMHTFSDASQVAYGTCIYLRSINDNGEVSVKLLCAKSKVSPIKPTTMPRLELCAALLASKLTKAVIDSLRYKPTRIVHWCDASIVIGWINSDLTKLKVFVANRIREIRELTQASAWRYVPTSANPADLISRGVDPRQLPSTELWWTGPKYLLEDESKWPILNQKTDEDLTEIKVNTVTVADKIFKIENYSNLTKLMRVHAMVMRFIYNIKNPKSRRVGIISVDELNESFESLCMIAQRESFPVEYDLLIKNKALSSKCKILSLSPFLDNKVIRVGGRIDASNYPYEKKHPILLHSSHHLTKLFFLKEHLRNLHAGAQTLLAVSRETVWAVNGRHLARRTVNNCVRCRRLRGKTFCPKMGDLPSQRITPDFPFKSVGLDFAGPFYILNRKGRGSSLIKCYLCLFICLRFKCVHLEAVSDLSKNAFIMTLRRYIARRSKPAEIFCDNGRNFVSAAKEVGSFLKSNAESLSDFASQEGIKFIFTPTYAPHFGGIWEAGVKSAKHHIRRVIGNSHLTFEEISTLFAQVEAILNSRPLCPLSSSPNDLLSLSPGHFLVGRPLTAMPTPTLENCKENALQRYNRIEKIRQHFWQRWQKEYICELQQRTKWKTSTDKLKIGDMVLLQEDHVPPLCWRLGRVARLFPGPDGITRVADVTTTRGCVRRPLVRLCPLPTAEDFESC; encoded by the coding sequence ATGTACCGACAAGTTGAAGTTGCTGAAGAAGACCGAAAGTTACAACTTATCTTATGGAGGGATGACGAGTCCAAGCCCATTCAAACGTTGCAATTGAATACTTTAACTTACGGCCTGGCAAGTTCAAGTTATTTGAGTACGCGATGTCTAAAGCAATTAGGGCAGGAGCACAATGATGAGCtgattaaaacaataatacaaCACGACTTCTACGTGGACGACCTAATTACAGGCTCAGATGACGAAAACGAGTTACGGTACATTCAACAAGAAATTGCAAAAACATTATCATCAGGATGTTTTAATCTcagaaaatacaagagtaatttaccaaatttatttcaaaattctgACTTAAACTTACAGGACAACCTAACAATAAGTGAGTCAACCAGTACTCTCGGACTTGGCTGGACTCCACAAGCTGATTGTTTATACTTTCCTACTAAAGAAAgtacacaaaataataaaataactaaacgATACATAATGTCGAATTCTTTTAGAATCTTTGACCCAATGGGCTTACTGAGtccaacaataataatacctaaaatgCTAATACAGAAATTATGGCAATTAAAATTGGACTTTGATGACGAAGTTCCACAGGATGTTCAAAATGAATGGGAGAAATTCTCAAACAACTTGGTGTCACTCGAAAATTTACAAATTCCGAGACTCGTGTTATGTGACACACCAATATCAACAGAAATGCACACCTTCAGTGATGCGTCACAGGTAGCATACGGGACGTGTATATATTTACGATCAATAAATGACAATGGTGAAGTATCAGTTAAGTTACTTTGTGCCAAATCAAAGGTATCTCCGATTAAACCAACAACAATGCCGCGCCTTGAGTTATGTGCCGCACTTCTTGCCTCTAAATTAACTAAAGCTGTCATCGATTCATTAAGATACAAACCAACGCGCATAGTTCACTGGTGTGATGCTAGTATCGTGATCGGTTGGATTAATAGCGATTTAACAAAACTTAAGGTTTTCGTAGCTAATAGGATACGTGAGATTCGTGAACTTACGCAAGCTTCCGCCTGGAGATACGTACCCACCTCTGCTAACCCAGCTGATTTAATCTCGCGGGGGGTAGACCCTAGACAGTTACCGTCTACGGAGTTATGGTGGACAGGTCCAAAATATTTGTTAGAAGACGAGTCAAAATGGCCTATATTAAATCAAAAAACTGATGAGGACTTAACTGAAATCAAAGTAAATACGGTCACGGTAGCTGataagatatttaaaattgaaaattattctAACTTAACTAAATTAATGAGAGTTCATGCTATGGTAATgagatttatttacaatataaaaaacccTAAATCTAGACGCGTAGGTATCATTAGCGTTGATGAACTTAATGAGTCATTCGAGTCATTATGCATGATTGCTCAACGCGAGTCCTTTCCAGTTGAGTACGACCTGCTTATTAAAAATAAGGCATTAAGTTCAAAATGCAAAATTTTATCGTTATCACCGTTTTTAGATAACAAAGTGATAAGAGTCGGTGGACGTATTGATGCTTCAAACTATCCATATGAAAAGAAGCATCCGATTCTACTTCATTCGTCGCACCATTTAACAAAACTATTCTTCTTAAAAGAGCATCTGCGTAACTTGCACGCTGGTGCACAGACATTGCTAGCTGTATCTCGGGAAACTGTTTGGGCAGTAAACGGTAGGCACCTAGCTAGGCGTACGGTTAATAACTGCGTGCGCTGCAGACGCCTGCGTGGCAAAACATTCTGTCCTAAGATGGGAGATCTCCCATCACAGCGCATAACACCAGATTTTCCTTTTAAATCTGTAGGTTTAGATTTTGCTGGTCCCTTTTACATCCTAAATCGAAAGGGTAGGGGCAGcagtttaattaaatgttatttgtgTTTGTTCATATGCCTTAGATTTAAGTGCGTTCATTTGGAAGCAGTATCTGATTTGTCAAAAAATGCGTTTATCATGACCCTTCGTAGGTACATAGCACGAAGGTCAAAGCCGgctgaaatattttgtgaCAATGGCCGAAATTTCGTTTCCGCCGCGAAAGAGGTAGGTTCCTTTTTAAAGTCAAATGCTGAATCTCTATCTGACTTTGCCAGTCAGGAGGGCATCAAGTTTATATTCACGCCTACTTACGCTCCTCACTTCGGCGGCATTTGGGAAGCCGGCGTTAAGTCCGCCAAACACCACATTCGTAGAGTCATAGGAAATAGCCACTTAACCTTTGAGGAAATTTCTACATTGTTTGCACAAGTGGAGGCTATTCTTAACAGTCGTCCCTTGTGTCCTTTATCCTCCTCTCCTAACGACCTTCTCTCCCTTTCCCCAGGGCACTTTCTCGTTGGACGCCCACTGACTGCAATGCCAACGCCCACCCTGGAGAATTGCAAAGAAAACGCACTACAGAGATACAATCGCATTGAGAAAATTCGACAGCATTTCTGGCAAAGGTGGCAGAAGGAATATATCTGCGAATTGCAGCAAAGGACCAAATGGAAAACAAGCACAGATAAGCTGAAGATCGGAGATATGGTCTTGCTTCAAGAGGATCACGTGCCACCCCTGTGCTGGCGCCTTGGACGAGTCGCACGCTTGTTCCCGGGACCAGACGGCATCACGAGAGTCGCTGATGTCACTACAACCCGAGGATGCGTCCGGAGACCGCTAGTACGTCTCTGCCCGCTGCCGACGGCTGAAGATTTTGAGAGCTGTTGA